From the Hyphomicrobium sp. ghe19 genome, one window contains:
- a CDS encoding phage major capsid protein: protein MSSNSSLLRKADLAIADLQSNGGELLPEQGAAFIRKLIKSPTLIRVCRVVEMTAPKRKINKIGFGSRILRKATSATALTQNQRSKPTTEQIELDVKEQIAEVRIPYDVMEDNIERAAAANNEASNTGPSGLRQTIIDLIAERAALDLEELALQADKAFTDVSSPDNQAYLAQLDGWLKRANADGNVVDAAHSPISKAVFKAGLKSLPSQYQRNKAALNHFVSVNNETEYRDTLADRGTALGDQMTQGTSPTFAYGSPIAPVALMPEDKGLFTDPLNLIFGIQRQMSMEFDKDITSRVYIIVLTCRVDFQIEETEAIVEYTNIATV from the coding sequence ATGTCTAGCAACTCCAGTCTCCTCCGCAAAGCGGACCTCGCCATTGCGGACCTGCAATCCAACGGTGGTGAACTCCTGCCCGAACAGGGCGCGGCGTTCATCCGTAAGCTCATCAAGTCGCCGACGCTGATCCGCGTCTGCCGCGTGGTCGAAATGACCGCGCCGAAGCGCAAGATCAACAAGATCGGTTTCGGCTCGCGCATTCTGCGTAAGGCGACCTCGGCAACGGCGCTGACCCAGAACCAGCGTTCGAAGCCCACGACCGAGCAGATCGAACTCGACGTCAAGGAGCAGATCGCTGAAGTCCGCATCCCGTATGACGTGATGGAGGACAACATCGAGCGCGCTGCTGCAGCGAACAACGAGGCTTCGAATACTGGTCCGTCTGGCCTCCGTCAGACGATCATCGACCTCATCGCTGAGCGTGCGGCTCTCGACCTCGAAGAGCTTGCTCTTCAGGCTGACAAGGCGTTCACGGACGTCAGCAGCCCTGACAACCAGGCGTACCTCGCCCAGCTCGACGGCTGGCTGAAGCGCGCTAACGCTGACGGCAACGTCGTGGACGCTGCTCACTCGCCGATCTCGAAGGCAGTCTTCAAGGCCGGCCTGAAGTCGCTCCCGTCGCAGTATCAGCGCAACAAGGCGGCGTTGAACCACTTCGTCTCGGTCAACAACGAGACTGAGTACCGCGACACGCTCGCTGACCGCGGCACCGCGCTCGGTGATCAGATGACCCAGGGCACGTCTCCGACGTTCGCCTACGGTTCGCCGATCGCCCCGGTTGCACTGATGCCGGAAGACAAGGGCCTCTTCACCGATCCCTTGAACCTGATCTTCGGCATCCAGCGTCAGATGTCGATGGAGTTCGACAAGGACATCACGTCCCGCGTCTACATCATCGTCCTGACCTGCCGCGTCGACTTCCAGATCGAAGAGACGGAAGCGATCGTCGAGTACACGAACATCGCTACGGTCTGA
- a CDS encoding XkdF-like putative serine protease domain-containing protein, with the protein MNVSKADATKSAPSVSIKKLDEEQQLVFGEVYAPGFPDSQGDFMKAETIQNMAHEFLRRGLVNNIDTNHNQELSGCYVVESFIAREDDSVFIPGSWVLGVKVPDPELWRMIKEGELNGFSLDGSAIQVDTVIEIEMPMVLNGETDIADGHKHTFQVSFDNQGNLIGGTTGPGPDGHVHRIVRGTVTETANGHSHRFSFVEGILNVQAAN; encoded by the coding sequence GTGAACGTCTCCAAAGCCGATGCCACTAAGAGCGCACCCTCGGTTTCAATCAAGAAGCTCGACGAGGAACAGCAACTCGTTTTCGGAGAAGTCTACGCACCAGGGTTCCCTGACAGCCAGGGTGACTTCATGAAGGCGGAGACGATCCAGAACATGGCTCACGAGTTTCTGCGGCGTGGTTTGGTCAACAATATCGACACGAACCACAACCAGGAACTGAGCGGTTGCTACGTCGTCGAAAGCTTCATCGCCCGCGAAGACGACTCGGTCTTCATTCCGGGGTCTTGGGTTCTAGGGGTGAAAGTCCCTGATCCTGAACTCTGGAGGATGATCAAAGAAGGCGAGCTAAATGGGTTCTCGCTCGATGGTTCGGCCATACAGGTCGACACAGTCATCGAAATCGAGATGCCGATGGTGCTCAACGGCGAGACGGATATCGCGGACGGTCACAAGCATACGTTCCAGGTGTCGTTCGATAACCAGGGCAACCTGATCGGCGGCACGACTGGTCCGGGTCCGGATGGGCACGTCCACCGAATTGTTCGAGGCACGGTCACGGAAACGGCCAACGGCCACAGTCACAGGTTCTCGTTCGTTGAAGGCATCTTGAATGTCCAAGCAGCAAATTAG
- a CDS encoding phage portal protein, with the protein MADEKQPDQKAQVYRLVKSEAGVSIQKVGFGAKESAASSDAVASNAASPEDEYQQFYVGAANDRGVLCPPYNLRRLDRLAQENNTLSPCIEAMVTNIDGTGYDFESKAESAEDKEDDSQIEQLREFFSEPLPGTNFISLRKSLRRDLEATGNAYLEVLRNAQDQIVFLKHVDSKMMRLVKLDESVEVEVTVKRNGVDTKIKMMKRERRFVQLLNGLTLVYFREFGASRDINKTTGIWSKQGQRLPAKDRGTEILHFTCLPDAHTDYGVPRWISQLPSVLGSRKAEEFNLDFFDNGGIPPVLITLQGGTLQAETRKALEAKMTGSAEKTNRVQILEVEPAGGSLDHPTQARVTVERFGGERTNDSMFEEYDNKCEERVRRAFRLAPIFLGASDDYSFASAYVSYTVTEAQVFKPERDEFDEIMNSKLLPAMGFGEYKMASKPLVIEDVHLKIEGLQIGLGTNRVDVEDVIYELNEATGLKLKTIDPPEPPAVPNGLESTHTVDNEGNIVPIKPVPVEAPGAKEPKSAPTATPAKKWEKQPAGIQALAKDTLIALRKRDWPELAKNMTLVKSLDAKGVAKFKQATAELQFINPEHDAEGLGDLAAATISLMHHSHAHQH; encoded by the coding sequence ATGGCAGACGAGAAGCAGCCCGACCAAAAGGCACAGGTGTACCGTCTGGTTAAGTCCGAGGCGGGCGTCAGTATTCAGAAGGTGGGCTTCGGTGCCAAGGAGTCGGCTGCATCGTCTGATGCCGTAGCCTCGAACGCTGCGTCTCCTGAAGACGAATACCAGCAGTTTTACGTCGGTGCGGCGAACGACCGTGGCGTCCTCTGCCCACCGTACAACTTGCGCCGGCTGGACCGGCTCGCCCAGGAAAACAACACGCTGTCGCCTTGCATCGAGGCGATGGTCACGAACATCGACGGCACCGGCTACGACTTCGAGTCCAAGGCTGAGAGCGCCGAGGATAAGGAAGACGACAGTCAGATCGAGCAGCTCCGGGAGTTCTTCTCGGAACCGCTACCCGGCACGAATTTCATCTCGCTCCGCAAGAGCCTGCGTCGTGATTTGGAAGCCACCGGCAACGCCTATCTCGAAGTCCTGCGTAACGCTCAGGATCAGATCGTCTTTTTGAAGCACGTCGACTCGAAGATGATGCGACTCGTCAAGCTCGACGAGTCGGTTGAAGTCGAAGTCACCGTCAAGCGGAACGGCGTCGACACCAAGATCAAGATGATGAAGCGCGAGCGCCGGTTCGTGCAGCTCCTGAACGGCCTGACGCTGGTGTACTTCAGGGAGTTTGGCGCGTCTCGTGACATTAACAAGACGACCGGCATTTGGTCGAAGCAGGGGCAGCGTCTGCCCGCCAAGGACCGCGGTACTGAAATCCTGCATTTCACCTGCTTGCCGGACGCTCACACCGATTATGGCGTGCCGCGCTGGATCAGCCAGCTGCCGTCCGTCCTCGGCTCGCGTAAGGCTGAAGAGTTCAATCTCGACTTCTTCGATAACGGCGGCATCCCGCCCGTCCTGATCACGCTGCAAGGCGGTACGCTCCAGGCTGAGACCCGTAAGGCGCTCGAAGCCAAGATGACCGGCTCTGCGGAGAAGACGAACCGGGTGCAAATCCTGGAGGTCGAGCCGGCCGGTGGTTCGCTCGATCACCCGACCCAGGCTCGTGTCACGGTCGAACGCTTCGGCGGTGAACGCACGAACGACTCGATGTTCGAGGAATACGACAACAAGTGCGAGGAGCGCGTCCGCCGTGCGTTCCGCTTGGCTCCGATCTTCCTGGGTGCGTCCGACGACTATTCGTTCGCCTCGGCTTACGTCAGCTATACGGTCACGGAAGCCCAGGTGTTCAAGCCTGAGCGTGACGAGTTCGACGAGATCATGAACTCGAAGCTGCTGCCCGCAATGGGCTTCGGCGAGTACAAGATGGCCTCGAAGCCGCTCGTCATCGAAGACGTCCACCTGAAGATCGAAGGTCTGCAGATCGGCCTCGGCACGAACCGCGTCGACGTCGAGGACGTCATCTACGAACTGAACGAAGCGACCGGCCTGAAGCTGAAGACGATCGATCCGCCGGAACCGCCTGCCGTACCGAACGGGCTCGAAAGCACGCACACGGTCGACAACGAAGGCAACATCGTCCCGATCAAGCCCGTTCCGGTCGAAGCACCAGGCGCGAAGGAACCGAAGAGCGCTCCGACCGCAACTCCCGCCAAGAAGTGGGAGAAGCAGCCGGCAGGTATTCAAGCTCTCGCCAAGGACACGCTGATCGCGCTGCGCAAGCGGGATTGGCCGGAGCTGGCGAAGAACATGACCCTCGTCAAGTCGCTCGATGCGAAGGGCGTTGCGAAGTTCAAGCAGGCGACGGCCGAGCTTCAGTTCATCAATCCCGAGCACGATGCAGAAGGACTGGGAGATTTGGCAGCCGCCACGATTTCCCTGATGCACCACTCGCACGCACACCAGCATTGA
- a CDS encoding DNA polymerase, with protein MEQDKGGDARMITIWSTAQPKLVSETFGRMLKGFRPNVPKHQFHLYKEDAEPPVVPTGEVCLVAGAKPLAVLQKAGLAPKGRTITSLREKPLKSPNNGSFLMTFDPHSIANDPPNYDILLCDLRLADRLQRTGSTEVLAGNCKWVPNFSELIEGIASDYAQTGKPVDVTVDTETMGFYPWYPDRDIVSISFTHKRGEAHVLYLGDLPGAEKVVEPQNGSVWDQVNWLLTSDRVKIRAANGKYDMIWIAEKWGIECTNFSMDTMLVGSLLDENRSNSLNLHAKLFTPYGGYDDAFNQTQDKGAMEKIPPEKLLPYAGGDTIAAQDVADTLKADLLHDDDLTRFYVTILHPAARAFEKVERRGLVIDKEKFEVLGDDLRKTIKQTQDVALGLLPQKMRIKYKDRIEDQIAQGKNPLLPSILQEFFFTPHGLNLKPYEVTPKLKNGQPVPSMKKSHLRQFEHVPTAKAMVAALTELDAASKTLSTFVEGFLKHLRPDMRLHPTYFLAHGDFDGYDDDAGTVTGRLSAKDPAIQTVPKKTKWAKRLRECFPSPPKKKLLSCDFSQGELKVVACVANEKTMLKAYEDGLDLHALTGAQMAQVDIKEFLSWKDHPHDKELAAAFEKHRGNAKPCNFGLLYGMSAEGFQKYAWASYNIMLSIEEATEMRNAFFTLYPGLLGYHDDMRKLVKTFKMVRTPLGRIRHLPTIDSWDRQARSSAERQAINSPIQGCLTDMMIWAIALLEDAYPGGELEIVAMIHDALIAYIPEGEEQLWAQRVTDVMSSLPFDKVGWKPQLKFTADAEAGPDLAHMSKIKLVA; from the coding sequence TTGGAACAAGATAAAGGTGGCGACGCCCGCATGATTACGATCTGGTCTACGGCGCAGCCGAAACTCGTTTCTGAGACTTTTGGACGGATGCTGAAAGGCTTCCGTCCTAATGTTCCGAAGCATCAGTTCCACCTGTACAAGGAAGATGCCGAGCCGCCCGTCGTTCCGACAGGTGAGGTCTGTCTCGTTGCTGGAGCGAAGCCGCTCGCCGTGCTGCAGAAGGCTGGTCTCGCGCCGAAGGGTCGAACGATCACGTCGCTCAGAGAGAAGCCGTTGAAGTCACCGAACAACGGTAGCTTCCTGATGACGTTCGATCCGCACTCGATCGCCAACGATCCGCCGAACTACGACATCCTGCTGTGTGACCTGCGGCTCGCCGATCGCCTGCAGCGGACCGGTTCGACTGAGGTTCTGGCCGGCAACTGCAAATGGGTGCCGAACTTCTCCGAGCTGATCGAAGGCATCGCGTCCGATTATGCCCAGACCGGCAAGCCCGTCGATGTGACGGTCGACACCGAAACGATGGGATTTTATCCGTGGTACCCGGATCGGGACATCGTCTCGATCAGCTTCACGCATAAACGTGGTGAGGCTCACGTTCTGTATTTGGGCGACCTTCCTGGGGCGGAAAAGGTCGTGGAGCCTCAAAACGGCAGTGTCTGGGACCAGGTTAACTGGCTCCTGACCAGCGACCGTGTGAAGATCAGAGCCGCAAACGGCAAGTACGACATGATCTGGATCGCGGAGAAGTGGGGCATCGAGTGCACGAACTTCTCGATGGACACGATGCTCGTCGGCTCGCTGCTCGATGAGAACCGCTCGAACTCGCTGAACCTGCACGCCAAGCTGTTTACGCCGTATGGCGGCTATGACGACGCCTTCAACCAGACCCAAGACAAGGGCGCGATGGAGAAAATCCCGCCTGAGAAGCTTCTGCCGTACGCTGGAGGTGACACGATCGCAGCACAGGACGTCGCCGACACGCTGAAGGCCGACCTGCTGCATGACGATGACCTGACCCGGTTCTACGTCACGATCCTGCATCCGGCTGCCCGCGCCTTCGAGAAGGTGGAGCGCCGCGGCCTCGTCATCGACAAGGAGAAGTTCGAGGTTCTGGGCGACGACCTCCGGAAAACGATCAAGCAGACGCAGGACGTAGCCTTAGGCCTCCTGCCTCAGAAGATGCGGATCAAGTACAAGGACCGCATCGAAGACCAGATCGCCCAAGGCAAAAATCCGCTGCTCCCGTCCATTTTGCAGGAGTTCTTCTTCACCCCACACGGCCTGAACCTCAAGCCCTACGAAGTCACCCCGAAGCTCAAGAACGGACAACCCGTCCCTTCTATGAAGAAGTCGCATCTTCGTCAGTTCGAACACGTTCCAACTGCGAAGGCGATGGTGGCAGCGCTGACGGAGCTGGACGCGGCATCGAAGACGCTGTCGACGTTTGTCGAAGGCTTCCTGAAGCACCTGCGACCCGACATGCGGCTGCACCCGACGTACTTCCTCGCCCACGGCGACTTCGATGGGTACGACGATGACGCCGGCACGGTGACTGGGCGCTTGTCGGCCAAAGACCCGGCCATCCAGACCGTGCCGAAGAAGACGAAGTGGGCCAAGCGGCTGCGCGAATGTTTTCCGTCACCGCCGAAGAAGAAGCTACTCAGCTGCGACTTTTCGCAAGGCGAGTTGAAGGTCGTCGCCTGCGTCGCCAACGAGAAGACGATGCTCAAGGCGTACGAGGACGGGCTCGATCTCCACGCCCTGACCGGAGCCCAGATGGCGCAGGTCGACATCAAGGAGTTCCTGAGCTGGAAAGATCACCCGCACGACAAGGAATTGGCAGCCGCTTTTGAAAAACATCGTGGAAATGCAAAGCCTTGCAACTTCGGATTGCTCTACGGTATGTCGGCTGAAGGCTTCCAGAAATACGCCTGGGCGAGCTACAACATCATGCTGTCGATCGAAGAAGCGACCGAGATGCGGAACGCGTTCTTCACGCTGTATCCGGGATTGCTCGGCTACCACGACGACATGCGCAAGCTCGTCAAGACGTTCAAGATGGTCCGCACGCCGCTCGGCCGCATCCGGCATCTGCCGACCATCGACTCGTGGGACCGTCAGGCCCGCTCGTCCGCTGAGCGTCAGGCGATCAACTCGCCGATCCAGGGCTGCCTGACCGACATGATGATCTGGGCAATTGCGCTCCTCGAAGACGCCTATCCGGGTGGCGAGCTGGAGATCGTGGCCATGATCCACGACGCTCTGATCGCCTACATTCCGGAAGGCGAGGAGCAGCTCTGGGCGCAGCGGGTGACCGACGTCATGTCGAGCCTGCCGTTCGACAAGGTCGGATGGAAGCCGCAACTGAAATTTACCGCAGATGCCGAAGCCGGTCCCGATCTGGCCCATATGTCCAAGATCAAGCTCGTAGCTTAG
- a CDS encoding PEP/pyruvate-binding domain-containing protein — MAYNSDYNAAYRFSGKECEWQCADEKESKKILGGKGAALVKMVQSGLNVPPGFTFTTQVCHDMASKSTAQVTLAGIKLVATGDMKWLKEQFGYTPLVSVRSGAPVSMPGMMDTILNVGLNKENIGDWCDRIGVRPAYDSYRRLIQMLGSTAYGVKKELFDEALDAVKQSVKAEADTDLDSDAIATLCGMYEDIFQKTTGKPFPQKPIDQLMAAIKAVFNSWHNERAVEYRKLNKIDPAMGTACTVQAMVFGNMGDDCGTGVLFSRDPSTGEKFVMGEFLQNAQGEDVVAGIRTPLPINVMPTLGGNWQAIRLQINKLCAELEKSYKDMVDIEFTVQKGELFVLQSRSGKRSARAAFKIAHDLAQEGVIDPDTAMKRLTREQYKVVRQPSIDPAFKTASKFIGLPACPGVVSGRPVFSSQEAVECKEPCILVTHETTPDDIKGMNAAMGILTKTGGATCHAAVVARAMDKACVVGCTALDIDWLRTSTIKKVTIDGASGKVWYDVDVPVIDSSDAPELRRFVDYALEVAGAAEQVTLDVAPQHKQMIMTAHWWGNKDVFDSVLLNLANMPSRANVTINLCGPKGLEQTSLLHQCFGWESDDANFLEYMIDRLTVLKEELHGLKIMSPVPFGSPLTDAYVFVTGTAMPADYAVFSVLAA; from the coding sequence GTGGCGTACAATTCAGATTACAACGCAGCCTATCGGTTCTCAGGCAAGGAGTGCGAATGGCAGTGCGCTGACGAGAAAGAGTCGAAGAAAATCCTCGGCGGTAAGGGTGCCGCTCTCGTCAAGATGGTGCAGTCGGGTCTGAACGTCCCTCCTGGCTTCACGTTCACGACGCAAGTCTGTCACGACATGGCAAGCAAATCGACGGCACAGGTCACTCTTGCCGGCATCAAGCTTGTCGCGACCGGTGACATGAAGTGGCTGAAGGAGCAGTTCGGTTACACGCCCCTGGTTTCGGTTCGCTCTGGTGCCCCGGTTTCGATGCCGGGCATGATGGACACGATCCTTAACGTCGGCCTCAACAAGGAGAACATCGGTGACTGGTGTGACCGGATCGGCGTCAGGCCTGCCTATGACAGCTACCGCCGCCTGATCCAGATGCTGGGTTCGACGGCCTACGGTGTGAAGAAGGAGTTGTTCGACGAAGCACTCGACGCGGTGAAGCAGTCGGTGAAGGCTGAAGCTGACACGGACCTCGACAGCGATGCCATCGCCACGCTCTGCGGGATGTACGAAGACATCTTTCAGAAGACGACGGGCAAGCCGTTCCCCCAGAAGCCGATCGATCAGCTGATGGCCGCGATCAAGGCGGTGTTCAACAGCTGGCACAATGAGCGGGCGGTCGAGTATCGCAAGCTGAACAAGATCGACCCGGCGATGGGCACGGCCTGCACGGTCCAGGCGATGGTCTTCGGCAACATGGGAGACGACTGCGGCACAGGCGTGCTGTTCTCACGCGACCCGTCGACGGGCGAGAAGTTCGTGATGGGTGAGTTCCTGCAGAACGCCCAAGGCGAAGACGTCGTGGCTGGTATCCGGACGCCGCTGCCGATCAATGTCATGCCGACGCTGGGTGGAAACTGGCAGGCTATTCGCCTGCAGATCAACAAGCTCTGCGCTGAGCTTGAGAAGTCGTACAAGGACATGGTCGACATCGAGTTCACGGTGCAGAAGGGCGAGCTGTTCGTGCTCCAGAGCCGGTCGGGCAAGCGCTCGGCTCGCGCTGCCTTCAAGATCGCCCATGACCTCGCCCAGGAAGGCGTGATCGACCCGGACACGGCGATGAAGCGGCTGACCCGCGAGCAGTACAAGGTCGTTCGCCAGCCGTCGATTGACCCGGCGTTCAAGACGGCATCGAAGTTCATTGGATTGCCGGCCTGCCCCGGCGTTGTGAGCGGTCGTCCGGTGTTCTCGTCTCAGGAGGCAGTTGAGTGCAAGGAGCCCTGCATCCTCGTCACGCATGAGACGACACCGGACGACATCAAGGGCATGAACGCCGCGATGGGTATCCTGACGAAGACGGGCGGAGCCACCTGCCATGCCGCGGTGGTTGCCCGAGCGATGGACAAGGCCTGCGTGGTCGGCTGCACAGCGCTCGATATCGACTGGCTGCGGACCTCGACGATCAAGAAGGTGACGATCGACGGAGCCAGCGGCAAGGTCTGGTACGATGTCGATGTCCCGGTGATCGATAGTTCGGATGCCCCGGAGCTTCGCAGGTTCGTCGATTACGCCCTGGAGGTAGCCGGTGCCGCCGAGCAGGTGACGCTCGATGTTGCGCCTCAGCACAAGCAGATGATCATGACCGCCCACTGGTGGGGCAACAAGGATGTCTTCGACTCGGTCCTGCTAAACCTGGCGAATATGCCGAGCCGGGCGAACGTGACGATCAACCTGTGCGGACCGAAGGGCCTGGAACAGACCAGCCTGCTGCATCAATGCTTTGGCTGGGAGTCTGACGATGCTAACTTCCTGGAGTACATGATCGATAGGCTGACGGTCCTGAAAGAGGAGCTGCATGGTCTCAAGATCATGTCACCGGTGCCGTTCGGGTCGCCCCTGACCGACGCCTACGTCTTCGTGACAGGAACCGCGATGCCAGCGGATTATGCGGTTTTCAGCGTGCTGGCAGCGTGA
- a CDS encoding ParB/RepB/Spo0J family partition protein — MSALEKTKNLVRRDLPIGLLVKNEDNPNKMSARAFDLLIDNLGQTGLTDAVLVRPEKLHPLMSELQPEDFVSWCVNNKHKFKIVGGHHRYDGATYLGFDVVPCTIILDPAFDEDQEKFQLVRMNAIRGKLDPEAFFGLYNSLSDKYADEILQDAFGFAEEAEFKKLVNQMAKTLPDKVTQEKFKEAAAEIKTIDGLSKLLNEMFTKYGDTLPFGFMVFDHGGQRSMWLRIEGKTMNALDVIGTICIDNDRTVDDVVGAILQLIAKGDLKDVLDAILKKTPVAKLPKNMTVAPTKENIAKVEAA, encoded by the coding sequence GTGAGTGCCCTTGAAAAGACGAAGAATTTAGTTCGGCGCGATTTGCCGATTGGTCTGTTGGTCAAGAACGAAGACAACCCGAACAAGATGTCGGCGCGGGCGTTCGATCTGCTCATCGATAACCTCGGCCAGACCGGTCTGACGGATGCTGTGCTGGTGAGACCAGAGAAGCTCCATCCGCTGATGTCAGAGCTTCAGCCTGAGGACTTCGTCAGCTGGTGCGTGAACAACAAGCACAAGTTCAAGATCGTCGGCGGTCACCATCGCTATGATGGCGCGACGTATCTGGGCTTCGATGTGGTGCCATGTACGATCATTCTCGACCCGGCCTTCGACGAGGACCAGGAGAAGTTCCAGCTCGTCAGGATGAACGCGATCCGCGGCAAGCTCGATCCGGAGGCGTTCTTCGGTCTGTATAATTCGCTGTCCGATAAGTACGCCGACGAAATCCTGCAGGATGCCTTCGGTTTCGCCGAGGAGGCGGAGTTTAAGAAGCTCGTCAACCAGATGGCGAAGACGCTTCCCGACAAGGTCACGCAGGAGAAGTTCAAGGAAGCGGCTGCCGAGATCAAAACGATCGACGGCCTCTCGAAGCTCCTGAACGAGATGTTCACGAAGTACGGCGACACGCTGCCGTTCGGCTTCATGGTGTTCGATCACGGCGGCCAGCGCTCGATGTGGCTCCGCATCGAAGGCAAGACGATGAACGCCCTCGATGTCATCGGCACGATCTGCATCGACAATGATAGGACCGTCGACGACGTCGTTGGTGCGATCTTGCAATTAATTGCAAAAGGCGACCTGAAGGACGTGCTCGACGCGATCCTGAAGAAGACCCCGGTGGCTAAGCTGCCGAAAAATATGACCGTTGCTCCGACCAAGGAGAACATCGCCAAGGTCGAAGCAGCATGA
- a CDS encoding adenosylcobalamin-dependent ribonucleoside-diphosphate reductase: protein MKTNVGPSLPISEETHATKYRSRGETFRDAMNRVSNALKDDQPHYRSLREILIDMRFMPAGRVQSAMGATKAVTPYNCFVSGTIEDSFTTGEGSIMRRATEAAETMRQGGGIGYDFSTLRPRGDVIKKLQSHSSGPVSFMQIFDATCRCVASSGHRRGAQMGVMRIDHPDIVEFITAKHNQKDLTGFNMSVAVTDDFMDALRNDRPFALKFNGQTYREVDPADLWDTLMRSTWDWAEPGVLFIDTINRMNNLWYCERIAATNPCGEQPLPPYGACLLGSFNLVKYLGKNEMGQWSFDRGQLREDIKPVVRAMDNVVDRADYPLPEQGREARAKRRMGLGVSGVANAFEAMGLSYGSPEYCAKQDQILEIVRDEAYRASVDLAREKGIFALFDRDLYGQGKFIQTLPSDLQADIQKYGIRNSHLTSIAPTGTISLCADNISSGIEPVFAHSFNRTVIEAAGPRTETIEDYGARVLGVKGKTTAEVTIEEHLNVLISAAKHVDSAVSKTCNVSGDVPWDDFKSLYVKAYEGGAKGCTTFRVDGKRAGILVAKDEAKDEPAKDEGGACTYDPTTGIRSCE from the coding sequence ATGAAGACCAACGTGGGACCGTCTTTGCCGATCTCCGAAGAGACGCACGCAACCAAGTATCGGTCGAGAGGGGAGACGTTTCGCGATGCCATGAACCGGGTGTCGAATGCTTTGAAGGACGACCAGCCGCATTATCGCTCTCTACGTGAAATTCTGATCGACATGCGCTTCATGCCGGCCGGCCGTGTGCAGTCGGCAATGGGCGCGACCAAGGCCGTGACGCCGTACAACTGCTTCGTGTCGGGCACGATCGAAGACAGCTTCACGACCGGAGAAGGGTCGATCATGCGGCGTGCTACGGAAGCCGCTGAAACGATGCGCCAGGGCGGCGGCATCGGCTACGATTTCTCGACGCTGCGTCCGCGCGGCGACGTCATCAAGAAGCTCCAGTCGCATTCGTCCGGCCCCGTGAGCTTCATGCAGATTTTCGATGCCACCTGCCGCTGTGTGGCCTCGTCCGGTCATCGTCGCGGCGCTCAGATGGGCGTCATGCGTATCGACCATCCGGACATCGTGGAGTTCATTACGGCCAAGCACAACCAGAAGGACCTGACCGGCTTCAATATGTCGGTGGCGGTGACCGATGACTTCATGGACGCGCTCCGCAACGACCGCCCGTTCGCCTTGAAGTTCAACGGCCAGACCTACCGGGAAGTCGACCCGGCCGATCTCTGGGATACGCTGATGCGCTCGACGTGGGATTGGGCCGAGCCGGGCGTGCTGTTTATCGACACGATCAATCGCATGAACAACCTGTGGTACTGCGAGCGGATCGCGGCCACGAACCCGTGCGGAGAGCAGCCGTTGCCGCCGTATGGTGCGTGCTTGCTCGGCTCGTTCAACCTCGTGAAGTATCTCGGCAAGAACGAGATGGGTCAGTGGAGCTTCGACCGCGGCCAGCTCCGCGAGGACATCAAGCCCGTCGTCAGAGCGATGGACAACGTCGTCGACCGTGCCGATTACCCGCTGCCGGAGCAGGGCCGTGAGGCTCGCGCGAAACGCCGTATGGGCCTCGGTGTGTCCGGTGTCGCCAACGCTTTCGAGGCGATGGGCTTGTCATATGGCTCGCCGGAGTATTGCGCCAAGCAGGACCAGATACTGGAGATCGTCCGTGACGAGGCGTATCGCGCCAGCGTCGATCTCGCTCGGGAGAAGGGCATCTTCGCGCTGTTCGACCGCGATCTGTACGGTCAAGGCAAGTTCATTCAAACCCTGCCGTCCGACCTGCAGGCCGACATTCAGAAGTACGGCATCCGCAACTCGCACCTGACGTCGATCGCTCCGACAGGCACGATCTCGCTTTGCGCCGATAACATCTCGTCGGGTATCGAGCCGGTGTTTGCTCACTCGTTCAATCGTACTGTGATCGAAGCGGCCGGCCCGCGCACGGAGACCATTGAAGACTACGGTGCTCGCGTGCTCGGCGTGAAAGGCAAGACCACGGCAGAGGTGACGATCGAGGAGCACTTGAACGTCCTGATCTCGGCTGCCAAGCACGTCGACAGCGCGGTGTCGAAGACCTGCAACGTCTCAGGCGACGTTCCGTGGGATGACTTCAAGAGCCTGTACGTCAAGGCGTACGAGGGTGGCGCGAAGGGCTGCACCACGTTCCGTGTCGACGGCAAGCGCGCTGGCATCCTCGTTGCCAAGGATGAGGCAAAGGATGAGCCTGCCAAGGACGAAGGCGGTGCGTGCACGTATGATCCGACAACGGGCATCCGTAGCTGCGAGTGA